A section of the Telopea speciosissima isolate NSW1024214 ecotype Mountain lineage chromosome 3, Tspe_v1, whole genome shotgun sequence genome encodes:
- the LOC122654599 gene encoding stearoyl-[acyl-carrier-protein] 9-desaturase, chloroplastic, protein MALKLNSLPFQSQKCPSFGLPTAANLRSPKIFMASTLRSTSKEVEDLKRPFSPPREVHVQVTHSMPAQKIEIFKSMEDWAEKNILVHLKPVEKCWQPQDFLPDPASEGFDEQVKELRERAKEIPDEYFIVLVGDMVTEEALPTYQTMLNTLDGVRDETGASLTSWAVWTRAWTAEENRHGDLLNKYLYLSGRVDMRQIEKTIQYLIGSGMDPRTENSPYLGFIYTSFQERATFISHGNTARQAKEHGDMKLAQICGTIAADEKRHETAYTKIVEKLFEIDPDGTVLAFADMMRKKISMPAHLMYDGRDDNLFEHFSAVAQRLGVYTARDYADILEFLVGRWNVEKLTGLSGEGQKAQDFICGLAPRIRRLEERAQGRAKQAPKIPFSWIFDRQVLL, encoded by the exons ATGGCTCTCAAGCTCAATTCCCTCCCCTTTCAATCTCAAAAATGTCCATCTTTTGGGCTCCCAACTGCTGCCAATCTCAGATCTCCAAAGATTTTCATGGCATCTACCCTTCGTTCTACCTCAAA GGAGGTAGAGGATCTCAAGAGGCCCTTCAGCCCTCCCCGGGAGGTGCATGTGCAAGTGACCCACTCCATGCCAGCACAAAAGATCGAGATCTTCAAATCCATGGAGGATTGGGCAGAGAAGAACATCTTGGTACACCTGAAGCCTGTTGAGAAGTGCTGGCAACCACAGGATTTTCTGCCTGATCCTGCCTCCGAGGGATTTGATGAGCAGGTGAAGGAGCTAAGGGAACGAGCAAAGGAGATTCCTGATGAATACTTTATTGTCTTGGTTGGAGATATGGTAACAGAGGAAGCCCTTCCAACTTACCAAACAATGCTTAATACTCTGGATGGAGTTCGGGATGAAACAGGTGCAAGCCTCACTTCCTGGGCTGTGTGGACCAGGGCGTGGACTGCTGAAGAAAACAGGCATGGGGACCTTCTCAACAAGTACCTCTATCTGTCTGGACGAGTAGACATGAGGCAAATTGAGAAGACAATTCAGTATCTGATTGGATCAGGAATG GATCCCAGGACAGAGAACAGCCCCTATCTTGGTTTCATCTACACTTCATTCCAGGAGAGGGCTACCTTCATATCCCATGGTAACACGGCTAGGCAGGCCAAGGAACATGGAGACATGAAGCTGGCACAGATTTGTGGCACCATTGCAGCTGATGAGAAGCGCCATGAGACTGCTTATACCAAAATTGTGGAGAAGCTTTTTGAGATTGACCCAGATGGTACCGTATTGGCTTTTGCAGAcatgatgaggaagaagatctcaatgccagcccaccttatgtATGATGGCCGAGACGACAACCTGTTTGAGCACTTCTCTGCTGTTGCACAGCGGCTGGGGGTCTATACAGCCAGGGACTATGCTGATATATTAGAATTTTTAGTTGGTAGATGGAATGTGGAGAAGTTAACAGGTCTGTCTGGTGAGGGGCAGAAAGCTCAGGACTTCATCTGTGGGTTGGCACCAAGGATCAGAAGGCTGGAGGAAAGAGCTCAAGGGAGGGCTAAGCAAGCACCTAAAATTCCTTTCAGCTGGATTTTTGATAGACAAGTGCTTCTGTGA